TGGCCGATGTACTCGATGTCATGGCAATCAACACCTATAACGGCTGGTACACACAGGACCGGCTGACTGACCTTCCCGGCAGCGAATGGCGCGTGCCGGCGAACAAGCCGCTGATCTTCTCCGAACTCGGCGCCGATGCGCGGGCGGGCTTCCACGATCCCATCAAGGGGCAGAAGTTTTCCGAAGATTTCCAGGCCGATTATTACCGCTACACGCTCCGGATGGCCGACAAGGTTCCGACGCTACGCGGGATGTCGCCGTGGATACTGAAGGACTTCCGTTCGCCCCGACGGCAGAATCCCGATTTCCAGCAAGGCTGGAACCGCAAGGGCCTGATCTCCGAGACAGGTCAGCGCAAGCAGGCGTTCGACGTGCTCGCAACCTATTACCAACGGCATGGCGGTTAGCTGCGGGTTTCAGTCCGGACCAGAGCGGACTCCGAACTATGCGTCCTCGTGCGGTTCTATAACCGTGCGATTACGGCCTTCGCGCTTGGCGCGGTACAAGGCGGCATCGGCGAGCTGAACGAGCGACGATCCGTCGTTGTTCATGCTGTTGTCCCACGTCGCGATGCCGAACGACATGCTGGTGCCGCCGAGCAGCCGGCCGCCCTGGCGCAGGCTGATTTCGGAAATCGCCTGACGCACCGACTCGACCCGCGCCCCAAGCGCCTCGGCGGTGGTGCCCGGCGCGATGATGGTGAATTCCTCGCCGCCGAAGCGACATACGAGATCGCCGTCGCGGAAGCGGCTCTGCATCTCCGTGGCGACCGCCTGCAACACGCTGTCGCCTGCGTCGTGCCCGAACTCGTCGTTGAAGCGCTTGAAATGATCAATGTCGCACATGACGACGCTGAGCGGCGCGCCTGATCGCCGTGCCCGCGCGATCTCCAGCGAGAGCGCTTCTTCCATATAGCGGCGGTTGAACAATCCGGTCAGCGGGTCGCGGATCGTCTGCTCGCGCAAGTCACGCTGAAGCCGGTGATTGACCAGCGCCGAGGCGATATTCTCAGCCATGACGGCCAAGCGGAAGCGGTTCTCGGCGGTCACGGTGCCGAACAGGCAAAGCGTCCCGATCACCTCTCCGCCCGCCAGCAGCGGCTCGCAATGGTAGACCGTCTCCGCATCGGCGACATGCGCGCAGACGATATCGCTGCCCGGCGCGCTGACGAAATGGCTTTGCCCGCGCCGCAGTGCCCAGCATTGGTTCGGTGCGAAGCCATCCCGTTCGGGCGCCGATCCACCCCAGCCGGCGATCGGGAGCAGCAGGTTGCGGGAATTGTTGTGGGCATAGAGCGCGCCCCCGATCCCCGGCAACACGAGGGGCACGAACACGCGGATCACCTGCGCCAGTTCGTCGTCGGTGCGCGCCGCCTGCATACGATGCGCCATTCCGCCCAGCAGCTCGATCGCATCGCCACGGTCTTGCAAGGCATCCCGGTTGCCCAACAACTCGTCATTGGCGATCTTGAGGTCGCCCTCGCTGCGCCCCTGATCGGCAATGGCGGCTTCAAGACGGTCGGCCATCCGGTTATAGCCGTCGGCGAGCTGCCCGAATTCGCGCGAGCCCATTATGGTGGTGATCCGCACGTTATGGTCGCCCCGTCCCAGCGCCACCATTGCATCGTGAATGACATCCACCGGGCGTCGAATGCCGCGAATGACCAGCGCGGACACCAGCACGACCAGCAGCGACAGCAGTGAACCGCCGATCAACGCCAGTTTCTGCAACCGGGTAAGCCGTTCGCCCGCCACCGCGATTCGCGATTCCCGAAGGGAGCGCTCCTCCTCCAGAAACCCGGTGGCGAGCAACGAGATCGTATTCATCAACTCGAGACCGTGCCCGTTCGCGACTGTCGCGCGGGCCTGTTCGAATCCGCCGCTCCGGGCGGCCTTCAGCGTCGTGCGCAGCCCGCCCACGCGCTCATCCATCAGCCTCAGCAACTCACGCGCGCGGGCGTTCTGAACGGGATTGTCGGTCGTCATCCCCACCACGCGCGTGAGCGCCCGGCGTCCATCGGCGATATGCTGTTCGAACGTTGCGATGAAAGTCTCGTTGCCGGTCAAGACGAAACCGCGCTGCCCGGACTCGGCTTCGCGCAAATCTATGAGCGCCGTCCTCATCGAGGCGATTACGTCACCGGAATGGGTAACCCACCGGAAATTTTCACGCGTTTCCGCTGACGCACCGGCAAGCAGCCACGCCAGCGTGAGCAAGGCGGCCACGATGATGGCACCCAGTGCGGCGATGCGAGCGGTAAGCGATTGAAACATGCAACTCTGTAGCAAAACAATCTTCAACGATCAAAAGATGTTGTCGCCGCAGGGGTGAATGGAGTCGCAATCTCGAGATGACCGTCCGCAAGGTAAACTGGGCTGCAGTACACTGAAAATCCGGCTTAATGCCGTGGCCCATTCCCTCTGCGTGAATCGGATTCGAAGCACAAACCCGATTTCGATTGGGAGCTGTGGCTTATCTCTTCCGGTGCGAAGGCACCATTCCTGTTGCCATTCCGGGAAGTGAGCCGACGAGTGGATGCGCCCACAATCCCGGGCGCGGCCGCCGCCTTGCACACACCAGCGGTTCGCCGCTGGTTTGGCACGGATAGTCACTTTAATGGGCTGCTTACCTGCATCCTGATCGAGTTTATTGAGGCGGCTATCACTTGACTTAAAGTGGCCTCGATCAGGCGTAGAGCGCGCCGCAGGAGGTGAATGCGATGGCTTCTCAAGCAAGGACCGATAGTCGAAGCTACTTCAGACAACGTGCACGGAAGGAGCTCGAAATGGCCATCACCTGCGAGAACAATGCCGCCGCATTGGCCCACCTCACGCTGGCCGACGAATATAGGAAACGTGCCGAGGAGTCCGATACTGTATCAGAATCTGGATGAGCCGAGCACGGCACACGTTAGGGTGCCAGAAATCACAGAGTACCGGCAATATTTTTCCAACATGGTGATGCTGGATCTCTTATCAGCCTGCTGTGATCTCGCCTTGCGAACCGGCACCCGTGAACTCTCGCGATCTCGCGCGGCATCTTGATATAGAACGGCTAACTTGGTCGGTAAAATGACGAACGAAACTCCGCATGTAGATTCCTCCTTTAGCGAGGATCGCAATCCGCAGCCCGATGCACAGGGGCAAGCTGCTTTGCTCCTGATAGAGAGCCTCATTCACAGCTTGCTCGACAATGGTGCGCTGACCAAATCCCAGGCCCTCGAAGTGATCGCGAGTGCGTCACAGGTAAAGGAGGAGAGCGCGGCCGAGGAGAAGGAGCCTGCCCAAACGCTGAAGAAGTCGCTTAGCTTGCTGGTAAGTATGCGGCAAAGCATCGAAGCGCATTCCGGCCGCTACAACCCGGAGGATCGATCAGGCCGTCAAAAAGGGCGATAGCGGCCAGCGACGGATGATCCGCCCCGGTTCGAAGATCCTTTCAGCCGCGGCGCGAGAATAACGCGCTCAGTGGCCGGCCAAAATGCGGGGCGACCTGATCCAGATGAAGATACAAGGGATTGAAATCACCTTCTCTCCTGATGCCATTCCAATCACGGATGGAAATCCACCGGCCAGCCTGCTCGATCAGCCCATCCGCGGCCAAAGCCTTCATCGTTCGATTGACGTGAACGCTGGTCAAGCCTGTCGCGTCACCCAACTGTTCCTGTGTCATCGGCAGTTGAAAACGCTCGGCCTCGATAATTTCAGCGGCGTGCATGCGGATTGCGATTTCGCATAGAATGTGGGCGATGCGCGCACGCGCATCACGGCGTCCAACATTGAGAACCCATTCTCGGTAGATTGACGCGTCGACCAGACCTTCGATCCACAGCGCCTGCCCAATCGCCGGTCTGGCCAGGGCAACCTCCCGAAGCGCCTCACGGTCGATTTCCGCAACGTCGAGTTCCGTCAGAGCTTGCACGCTATGATCGGCGATGTTGAGAAACAGATGCTGAAGATCGAGGATGTCGCCTCTGAGATGAAGCGAGACGATCTGACGCGCGCCAAGGACCGTCAGCTTGTGGCGGAACGCCATGCCGGAGATGACGAGCGCGCAATATGGTTTCGGCGGCTCGCCCTCTCGCACGAGATAGGTCGCGGCATGTACAATACGCACGGTGTGCGGAAGTGACGAGACGGCAGCGACATCATCTTCGCTCAGGGGCGCGCGTTGTGAAAGCCGGCGGGCGAGGAACTCCAATGGCGATGACGACATGCAACCTCCGATGGCGGGAGCTTACGCATCTCTCGGTCGCCAGCACGCCCGTGCTACATCCAACGATCAGCCGCTACAACATGCCGACTAACAGTGACCCTAACCTGAGCCGCTGGCGGCGGATGTCTGGATTAAGAAAAGCTGTGCCCCTGCCAGACGCTCAGTGGAACTGATCTGCCTGCCTTCGATTTTAAGCGGCGTTTGGCCAATCCGGACCGGCTTTGGCGGCAACCGAGTCGATTATCGTTGAGATCGCGACGTGGCTTCGGGAGCTCTCCGCCGCACCAATGCCGCAGGTCGCGCAGCGGATTCGCGGACTAAAGCATCTGATAATCAGCGCGTTGCGCGTGGAGCGGGTGAAGGGAATCGAACCCTCGTCGTAAGCTTGGGAAGCTTCTGCTCTACCATTGAGCTACACCCGCAACGCGTCGCCAGTTGCACCGTCTTCGTGCGCAGGTCAATGCGTTTGCGCACGTCGTTTGCCGCTTCCTGCACGCGGCGTCCAGTGCATGCGGATACGCCAGGCGGGGGTGCCCTGGTGGGCGGAGCTCTGGCAGCGGCCCTGTTCGAACAGATGCGTGTAGCTGAGGCCGTTGACGGGCGCGGCGCGGCTCTCGCGGCGGCGGGCATCGTCGAGCGCGCGCTGGCATGCCTGAGCGGTCGGAAAGGTCGCGTCCAGCAACGCCGCGGCGGCGTGCGGTGTCCAGTCCTGCGCGGCAGCGGCGGGAGCAGCGCAACCGAGCAGCACCGCGAAAGCAAGCGTCCGCGCCTTCACTGCGCGGTCGGTTCCCACGCTGGCGATGTCTTTCCCGCGCAAGCGCGCAACGTCGCGGCCCCGCCCGCCGCGTTGAGCCGCGCCTTCGCTTCGCGCACGAGCGCATCATGGTTGATTGGCCAGCCTATCGCGGCGTCGCGGCCGCTGCCGGGGAAGATCGCGTAGGCGATCCGTCCGTCGGGAAGACCGTCGCCATTGCGCGGATTGGGCATGCCGCCGAGCGCACGCCAGAACGCAACCGATGCCTCGCCGAACGGCTCGACCGGGCCTTCATCTGCAATCACGAACGGGGTAGAACGGCCATTGTCGAGATTGATCGCCCAACCGATGTCG
This genomic stretch from Sphingomonas panacis harbors:
- a CDS encoding diguanylate cyclase yields the protein MFQSLTARIAALGAIIVAALLTLAWLLAGASAETRENFRWVTHSGDVIASMRTALIDLREAESGQRGFVLTGNETFIATFEQHIADGRRALTRVVGMTTDNPVQNARARELLRLMDERVGGLRTTLKAARSGGFEQARATVANGHGLELMNTISLLATGFLEEERSLRESRIAVAGERLTRLQKLALIGGSLLSLLVVLVSALVIRGIRRPVDVIHDAMVALGRGDHNVRITTIMGSREFGQLADGYNRMADRLEAAIADQGRSEGDLKIANDELLGNRDALQDRGDAIELLGGMAHRMQAARTDDELAQVIRVFVPLVLPGIGGALYAHNNSRNLLLPIAGWGGSAPERDGFAPNQCWALRRGQSHFVSAPGSDIVCAHVADAETVYHCEPLLAGGEVIGTLCLFGTVTAENRFRLAVMAENIASALVNHRLQRDLREQTIRDPLTGLFNRRYMEEALSLEIARARRSGAPLSVVMCDIDHFKRFNDEFGHDAGDSVLQAVATEMQSRFRDGDLVCRFGGEEFTIIAPGTTAEALGARVESVRQAISEISLRQGGRLLGGTSMSFGIATWDNSMNNDGSSLVQLADAALYRAKREGRNRTVIEPHEDA
- a CDS encoding Crp/Fnr family transcriptional regulator, producing MSSSPLEFLARRLSQRAPLSEDDVAAVSSLPHTVRIVHAATYLVREGEPPKPYCALVISGMAFRHKLTVLGARQIVSLHLRGDILDLQHLFLNIADHSVQALTELDVAEIDREALREVALARPAIGQALWIEGLVDASIYREWVLNVGRRDARARIAHILCEIAIRMHAAEIIEAERFQLPMTQEQLGDATGLTSVHVNRTMKALAADGLIEQAGRWISIRDWNGIRREGDFNPLYLHLDQVAPHFGRPLSALFSRRG